In one window of Mercurialis annua linkage group LG4, ddMerAnnu1.2, whole genome shotgun sequence DNA:
- the LOC126676473 gene encoding transcription initiation factor IIE subunit alpha, whose product MSIEPFKRLVKLAARAFYDDITKGENQPKTGRSDNRGIAVVVLDALTRRQWVREEDLAKDLKLHLKQLRRILRFFEEEKLVTRDHRKETAKGAKIYSAAVAATADSQHTGKGDDKIKLHTHSYCCLDYAQIYDVVRYRLHRLKKQLKDELDNKNTMQEYICPNCARRYNALDALQLISLDDEYFHCENCNGELVAESDKLASQEGGDGDDGAKRRRREQLKDVLQRMEDQLKPLMDQLNRVKDLAVPEFGSLQAWEARASAAARAANGDAGSNDPSKSSQGGYSGTPMPFLGETKVEVAFSGVGGKEEDVKPEIEGSLKVLPPWMIKQGMNLTKEQRGLSVKQESKMDGSSAAPDMPDDKKGTNNGDSTTQYQDEYVKAYYAALLKQQQELEEASKQQESSQTPLSNGVSEMPSNRQVGMKSKHEEDEGEDDVEWEVGPAGGDATESYKVDLNVEAEPSGDDEDDIDWEEG is encoded by the exons ATGAGTATTGAACCATTCAAGCG ACTAGTGAAGCTTGCTGCTCGAGCTTTTTACGATGATATAACTAAAGGcgaaaatcagcccaagacggGACGCAGTGATAACAGAGGGATTGCTGTGGTGGTGCTTGATGCTTTAACCAG ACGACAATGGGTCCGGGAAGAAGATTTAGCAAAAGATTTAAAATTGCACTTAAAGCAGCTTCGTAGGATCCTGCGGTTTTTCGAGGAAGAAAAATTGGTTACACGAGATCATAGGAAAGAG ACAGCTAAAGGAGCTAAGATTTATAGTGCTGCCGTAGCTGCGACAGCTGATAGTCAACACACTGGAAAGGGAGATGACAAGATAAAGTTACACACTCACTCTTACTGCTGTCTGGATTATGCACAG ATATATGATGTTGTTAGGTACAGACTGCATCGGTTGAAGAAACAGCTAAAGGATGAATTGGATAATAAGAATACCATGCAAGAGTATATATGCCCTAACTGTGCTAGAAG GTACAACGCTTTGGATGCACTTCAATTGATTTCTCTTGATGATGAATACTTTCACTGCGAGAATTGCAATGGAGAACTTGTGGCAGAGAGTGACAAGTTGGCCTCTCAAGAAGGAGGAGATGGCGATGATGGTGCAAAGAGGCGACGGCGTGAACAATTAAAAGACGTCCTTCAAAGAATGGAG GATCAACTTAAGCCATTGATGGATCAACTTAACAGAGTGAAAGATCTGGCTGTTCCTGAATTTGGAAGCCTTCAAGCATGGGAAGCACGAGCAAGTGCTGCTGCACGTGCAGCGAATGGTGATGCTGGTTCCAATGATCCCTCCAAGTCTTCACAGGGAGGTTATAGTGGAACACCAATGCCATTTCTTGGGGAGACTAAG GTTGAAGTTGCTTTCTCTGGTGTTGGGGGCAAGGAAGAAGATGTCAAACCAGAGATTGAAGGTTCCCTGAAAGTTTTACCACCATGGATGATCAAGCAGGGAATGAACCTTACAAAAGAACAACGTGGACTGAGCGTCAAGCAGGAGTCAAAGATGGATGGCAGTTCAGCAGCGCCAGATATGCCAGATGACAAAAAGGGCACTAACAATGGTGATAGCACTACTCAGTATCAG GATGAGTATGTTAAAGCTTATTATGCTGCATTGCTTAAGCAACAACAAGAACTAGAAGAAGCTAGTAAGCAGCAAGAGTCATCACAGACGCCCCTTTCTAACGGTGTTTCTGAAATGCCCTCTAATCGTCAAGTGGGCATGAAGTCCAAACATGAGGAAGATGAAGGGGAAGATGATGTTGAATGGGAAGTGGGCCCGGCAGGAG GCGATGCAACCGAAAGCTACAAGGTTGACTTGAATGTTGAAGCTGAACCTTCAGGAGATGACGAGGATGATATAGATTGGGAAGAAGGTTGA